In Ostrea edulis chromosome 6, xbOstEdul1.1, whole genome shotgun sequence, a single window of DNA contains:
- the LOC125683542 gene encoding uncharacterized protein LOC125683542, translated as MGIIQSCFSKNNKVGALESEEIESYQLVRQPVVTDELLEAKGGMAFSVTFGASEKSKIPSIRMVNGQKEDFETWRVTQEKMQVNKQKRAQDNREKERIKKQIETAQKEMERFEKYVNLKDEQ; from the exons ATGGGCATTATTCAAAGTTGCTTCTCTAAAAACAACAAAGTGGGCGCCTTGGAATCGGAGGAAATAGAATCATACCAATTAGTGCGTCAGCCTGTGGTGACGGATGAATTGTTAGAAGCTAAAGGAGGAATGGCCTTCAGCGTGACATTTGGAGCCTCCGAAAAATCCAAGATTCCATCAATTCGTATGGTGAATGGCCAAAAGGAGGACTTTGAAACATGGCGAG tAACCCAAGAGAAAATGCAAGTAAACAAGCAGAAGCGGGCACAAGACAACAGAGAGAAGGAAAGAATAAAAAAGCAAATTGAAACAGCGCAGAAAGAGATGGAGAGATTTGAGAAATACGTGAATTTAAAGGATGAGCAGTAG